One Tolypothrix bouteillei VB521301 DNA window includes the following coding sequences:
- a CDS encoding PEP-CTERM sorting domain-containing protein: MKSTISKLLGSALLTTGIVSALVTAPAHAATLACSTTVASKVTGTSACEYSDTADQDFLNTNPMTVNSEAFFDFTDWTFGGKINVDKGYAGKGEGQSGTWDISSVFQNTWNDVMLVFKSGKDTTLTGYMVQDGVTSGSWDSPFLTNKNPKDVSHISVYYRSGAKPPVTQVPEPATLMGLGLVAGGMVIARRRKSNQSA; encoded by the coding sequence ATGAAAAGCACAATTTCAAAACTATTAGGTTCTGCACTGTTAACTACTGGAATCGTTTCTGCACTCGTTACCGCACCTGCTCATGCAGCTACCCTCGCTTGCTCAACCACAGTTGCTAGTAAGGTAACAGGTACTAGTGCTTGTGAATACAGTGACACTGCGGATCAAGATTTTTTGAATACCAATCCAATGACAGTAAACTCTGAAGCGTTCTTTGATTTTACTGATTGGACGTTTGGCGGCAAAATTAATGTAGATAAAGGTTATGCAGGTAAAGGAGAGGGACAATCTGGAACTTGGGATATTTCCAGTGTTTTCCAAAATACTTGGAATGATGTCATGCTCGTCTTCAAAAGCGGTAAAGATACCACACTTACTGGTTATATGGTTCAAGACGGCGTTACATCTGGTAGCTGGGACAGCCCATTTCTTACTAATAAAAATCCTAAAGATGTCTCTCACATCAGTGTTTACTACAGAAGTGGAGCTAAACCCCCTGTAACTCAGGTTCCAGAACCCGCAACCTTAATGGGTTTGGGTTTGGTCGCAGGCGGAATGGTCATTGCTCGCCGTCGCAAATCCAACCAGTCTGCATAA
- a CDS encoding sodium-dependent bicarbonate transport family permease, whose translation MDFLSNFLMDFVKQLQSPTLSFLIGGMVIAALGSQLQIPESICKIIVFMLLTKIGLTGGMAIRNSNLTEMVLPAAFSVTLGILIVFIARYTLAKLPKVKTVDAIATGGLFGAVSGSTMAAALTLLEEQKIQYEAWAGALYPFMDIPALVTAIVVANIYLNKKKRKEDQYLGKQAVAAGNYLEKPDYPSSRQEYLSKQQRPADNRVKIWPIVQESLQGPALSAMLLGVALGLFAQPETVYKSFYDPLFRGLLSILMLVMGMEAWSRIGELRKVAQWYVVYSVVAPLVHGFIAFGLGMIAHYATGFSMGGVVVLAVIAASSSDISGPPTLRAGIPSANPSAYIGASTAIGTPIAIGLAIPLFLGLAQALMGSS comes from the coding sequence GTGGATTTTTTGTCCAATTTTTTAATGGACTTCGTTAAGCAGTTGCAGTCCCCAACACTCAGCTTTTTGATTGGTGGTATGGTGATTGCCGCCCTCGGTAGCCAACTGCAAATTCCAGAGTCAATTTGTAAGATCATCGTCTTCATGCTGCTCACCAAAATCGGTCTGACCGGTGGTATGGCGATCCGCAATTCCAACCTAACAGAGATGGTGTTACCCGCAGCGTTTTCTGTAACATTAGGAATTCTTATTGTATTCATCGCACGCTATACATTAGCCAAGCTGCCGAAGGTCAAAACCGTGGATGCGATCGCGACCGGGGGATTGTTTGGTGCCGTGAGTGGCTCTACTATGGCTGCCGCCCTAACGCTCCTGGAAGAACAAAAAATCCAATACGAGGCATGGGCTGGCGCACTCTATCCCTTCATGGATATTCCAGCACTCGTAACTGCGATTGTGGTGGCCAACATTTATCTCAACAAGAAGAAGCGTAAAGAAGACCAGTATCTCGGCAAGCAGGCCGTTGCAGCAGGCAATTATCTCGAAAAGCCGGATTATCCCAGCAGCCGACAAGAATATCTCAGCAAGCAGCAGAGACCTGCGGATAATCGGGTCAAGATCTGGCCGATCGTGCAGGAAAGCCTCCAGGGTCCTGCCCTATCGGCAATGTTGCTCGGCGTTGCTCTTGGCCTGTTCGCCCAGCCGGAAACTGTCTATAAAAGCTTCTACGATCCCCTCTTCCGAGGATTGCTTTCGATCCTGATGCTGGTCATGGGTATGGAAGCTTGGTCAAGGATTGGCGAATTGCGTAAGGTGGCCCAGTGGTACGTCGTTTATAGCGTGGTGGCACCGCTGGTGCATGGGTTCATCGCCTTCGGTCTCGGTATGATTGCCCACTACGCTACAGGATTCAGCATGGGCGGTGTCGTGGTACTGGCCGTCATCGCCGCCTCTAGTTCAGACATCTCAGGACCACCCACGTTGCGAGCCGGTATTCCGTCGGCCAATCCCTCCGCCTACATAGGTGCCTCCACAGCCATCGGTACGCCCATTGCGATCGGCTTGGCAATACCGCTTTTCCTCGGGCTTGCCCAGGCGCTGATGGGCAGCAGCTAA
- a CDS encoding P-II family nitrogen regulator yields MAKPAKKLVIVTEKVLLKKIANIIDESGATGYTVVETGGKGSRNVRSSGQPSVSDTQANIKFEVLTPDRDMAENIADQVAVKFFLDFAGMIYICDAEVLYGHSFCGPDGC; encoded by the coding sequence ATGGCCAAGCCAGCCAAAAAGCTTGTCATCGTCACGGAAAAGGTTCTGCTAAAAAAGATCGCCAATATCATCGATGAATCCGGGGCGACTGGTTATACAGTGGTGGAGACTGGCGGTAAAGGCAGTCGCAACGTGCGCTCGTCGGGACAACCCAGCGTTTCTGACACCCAGGCGAATATCAAGTTCGAGGTGCTCACCCCGGATCGGGATATGGCCGAGAATATTGCGGATCAGGTCGCAGTGAAGTTTTTCCTCGATTTTGCGGGCATGATCTATATCTGTGACGCGGAGGTACTGTACGGGCACAGTTTCTGTGGCCCAGACGGCTGTTGA
- a CDS encoding cation:proton antiporter, translated as MILSNILPPFSGGIAALMAPIPFLATVVAEDSPIILSGVLLTLVVIYLASKFGAEVARRLDFPPVLGELVAGVIVGVSALHLVMFPEGGLSASDSVIMTVLQGLNQLTPDALTRIFESQSEVISVLAEIGVIILLFEIGLESDLRQLKEVGIQATVVACVGVAAPFAAGTAGLMMLFHVAAIPAIFAGAALTATSIGITSKVLSELGQLKSKEGQIIVGAAVIDDILGIIVLAVVASLAKTGEIDVANVIYLIVGATAFLMGSILLGGVFNKSFVAIVDRLKTRGNIVIPAFIFAFFMAFLGNAIHLEAILGAFAAGLVLDETDARNELDALIKPIADLLVPIFFVTVGARADLGVLNPTVPENRAGLLIATFLIVVAIIGKLIAGWAVFGQPGINRVAIGVGMIPRGEVGLVFAGIGSASGILDKPLEVSIIIMVILTTFLAPPFLRVAFGLSTNPIPESTTAVETASE; from the coding sequence ATGATTTTGTCCAACATTCTGCCTCCTTTTAGCGGGGGAATCGCCGCTCTCATGGCTCCGATACCATTCCTGGCGACTGTGGTTGCTGAGGATTCACCCATTATTCTGTCTGGCGTCTTGCTGACGCTAGTGGTGATTTATCTGGCCAGCAAGTTCGGCGCAGAAGTCGCTAGGCGCTTGGATTTTCCACCCGTCCTGGGGGAACTGGTCGCCGGTGTGATTGTCGGCGTTTCGGCGTTGCACCTGGTGATGTTTCCCGAAGGGGGGCTGTCTGCCTCTGACTCGGTGATTATGACGGTGTTGCAAGGATTGAATCAATTGACACCGGATGCGCTGACCCGAATCTTTGAGTCGCAAAGTGAAGTGATTTCGGTTCTAGCTGAAATCGGCGTGATTATTCTGCTGTTTGAAATTGGACTGGAATCCGATCTGCGGCAACTGAAGGAAGTGGGAATTCAAGCCACGGTTGTCGCCTGTGTCGGAGTCGCAGCACCTTTTGCGGCGGGCACGGCAGGGTTAATGATGCTCTTTCATGTAGCAGCAATTCCAGCGATTTTTGCGGGGGCCGCGTTAACGGCAACAAGTATCGGCATTACTTCTAAAGTGTTGTCAGAGTTAGGTCAACTCAAATCCAAAGAAGGGCAAATCATTGTTGGTGCGGCGGTGATTGATGATATCCTCGGCATTATTGTCCTGGCTGTAGTCGCCAGCTTAGCCAAAACCGGTGAGATTGATGTCGCCAATGTCATTTACTTGATTGTCGGCGCTACGGCATTCTTGATGGGATCGATTTTATTGGGGGGTGTCTTTAACAAAAGTTTTGTGGCGATCGTAGATCGGCTCAAAACTCGTGGAAATATTGTTATTCCGGCATTCATCTTCGCTTTCTTTATGGCATTTTTAGGTAACGCCATTCATCTCGAAGCGATTTTGGGTGCCTTTGCAGCGGGTTTGGTGCTCGATGAAACCGATGCCCGGAACGAGTTAGATGCATTAATCAAACCAATCGCCGATTTACTGGTACCCATCTTTTTTGTGACAGTGGGAGCGCGTGCCGACCTCGGTGTTTTGAACCCGACGGTACCGGAGAATCGAGCGGGTCTCTTGATTGCAACGTTTTTGATCGTAGTGGCGATTATCGGCAAGCTGATTGCTGGTTGGGCAGTGTTTGGACAACCCGGCATCAATCGAGTGGCGATCGGGGTTGGGATGATCCCTCGAGGTGAGGTGGGTCTAGTGTTTGCTGGCATCGGCTCAGCTAGCGGCATTTTGGATAAGCCGCTGGAGGTGTCGATTATTATCATGGTAATTTTGACAACTTTCCTGGCTCCACCTTTTTTACGGGTTGCCTTTGGTTTATCCACGAATCCCATCCCAGAATCTACCACGGCTGTAGAAACAGCAAGTGAGTAA
- a CDS encoding metallothionein, giving the protein MTTVSQMKCACKSCLCVVSLSDALMKDGKAYCGEACANGHTNGECCGHTGCDCHA; this is encoded by the coding sequence ATGACAACTGTTTCTCAGATGAAATGTGCCTGCAAATCCTGCCTTTGTGTCGTTTCTCTAAGTGATGCTCTAATGAAAGACGGTAAAGCTTACTGTGGAGAAGCGTGTGCAAATGGTCATACCAATGGCGAGTGCTGCGGTCATACAGGTTGTGATTGCCACGCGTAG
- a CDS encoding Na(+)/H(+) antiporter subunit B, whose protein sequence is MKWAYIAAGIALFIKFLVMPNPAPNLPDFSIVEAVLRDCGIPNVVSGIILRNRLYDTIFEVVVFTISIMGVYFLLANERPSCTIYQFTDKPSIILARLGATIASLVSIELAIRGHLSPGGGFAAGVAGGTAIGLIAITSSPERMQNIYERWHAATWEKVSVLVFIVLSVITLAGIELPHGELGALISGGIIPILNILVAIKVALGSWAAILVFIRYRGLL, encoded by the coding sequence ATGAAATGGGCATACATAGCTGCAGGCATAGCACTATTCATTAAATTCCTTGTTATGCCCAATCCTGCACCAAACTTACCAGATTTTTCTATTGTCGAAGCAGTGTTACGCGATTGTGGGATACCGAATGTCGTTTCGGGTATTATTCTGAGAAATCGGTTGTATGACACTATCTTCGAGGTCGTGGTATTCACGATTTCAATTATGGGAGTCTACTTTCTGCTTGCGAATGAAAGACCGTCCTGCACCATCTATCAGTTTACAGACAAACCATCTATTATCCTTGCACGTCTGGGAGCGACCATTGCATCATTAGTTAGTATCGAACTAGCAATTCGAGGGCATCTCAGTCCGGGCGGTGGTTTTGCAGCGGGAGTAGCAGGGGGAACTGCGATCGGTCTAATTGCCATTACCTCATCACCGGAAAGGATGCAAAATATTTATGAGCGCTGGCATGCAGCCACATGGGAAAAAGTATCTGTTCTCGTATTCATCGTACTATCGGTTATAACGCTAGCTGGAATAGAGTTACCGCATGGAGAATTAGGCGCACTCATCAGTGGAGGAATTATTCCTATACTCAATATTTTGGTTGCAATCAAAGTCGCATTAGGATCGTGGGCAGCAATCTTAGTTTTTATTCGTTATCGAGGATTGCTATAG
- a CDS encoding DUF4040 domain-containing protein has protein sequence MNDIYIYVMVALLPLTASMVIFQVNPYHALVTRGILGAVAAMIYAVLGAADVALTEALVGTMLAITLYAVAVRSSLVMRLGVLESESMEADKDLLNDRANNHFGQLTNELRTIFEKRHMRLELVTYYNTEQLHQALMDKEVHMTCFRQLLLPMAQAVPSLSQQSEKPSYRATTRVRRIYEIVQAELMLPGTTLTYVNALDSGEKQI, from the coding sequence ATGAATGATATCTATATTTATGTTATGGTTGCCCTGCTGCCCTTAACTGCGTCAATGGTTATATTTCAAGTGAATCCATACCATGCCCTAGTTACCCGTGGGATATTGGGAGCAGTCGCGGCAATGATTTATGCAGTTCTGGGGGCAGCAGATGTTGCATTGACCGAAGCATTGGTAGGTACGATGCTCGCAATTACACTGTATGCGGTTGCAGTCCGTTCATCGTTAGTTATGCGTCTTGGAGTGCTCGAAAGTGAGTCGATGGAAGCAGATAAAGATTTGCTAAACGATCGAGCCAATAATCATTTTGGGCAACTGACGAACGAGTTACGCACAATTTTTGAGAAACGGCATATGCGTCTGGAACTAGTAACTTATTACAATACAGAGCAATTGCATCAAGCACTGATGGACAAAGAGGTTCATATGACCTGTTTTCGACAATTGCTATTGCCCATGGCGCAAGCTGTACCGAGCCTATCGCAACAGAGCGAAAAGCCATCCTATCGGGCTACTACTAGAGTTAGACGCATTTATGAAATCGTACAAGCCGAACTCATGTTACCTGGAACTACTCTGACTTATGTAAATGCACTAGATTCAGGAGAGAAGCAGATATGA
- a CDS encoding monovalent cation/H(+) antiporter subunit G, producing the protein MIDILSYTCIVVGIVFSFWGTSHLLSKRSLLFKLHSLSVADTLGSMSIVFGLLLKIPSKWPLLILAIITLAIWNTVLGYVLAYCSGEGVNHE; encoded by the coding sequence ATGATTGACATATTAAGTTATACGTGCATTGTAGTAGGGATCGTCTTCTCGTTTTGGGGAACCTCCCACTTACTCAGCAAGCGATCGCTATTGTTTAAGCTCCACAGTCTTTCAGTAGCAGATACCCTTGGCTCGATGAGTATTGTGTTTGGGCTGCTCTTGAAAATACCCAGTAAATGGCCTTTACTTATCCTTGCCATCATCACCTTGGCAATCTGGAATACAGTATTGGGCTATGTGTTAGCTTACTGTTCTGGTGAAGGGGTTAATCATGAATGA
- a CDS encoding Na+/H+ antiporter subunit E, producing the protein MVGHLNLILRLAIWFLLTADFSLANIIIGLTIAFLLPGRHATPEALKDWLRVLGEILVAIPQAYIEAFEIIFRPHKYEEITMERVKSGRTPGLIFLDIFLITFTPKTVVLKYHEDGWYEVHQVRRRRKS; encoded by the coding sequence ATGGTTGGGCATTTAAATCTTATATTACGATTGGCTATATGGTTTTTGCTGACTGCCGATTTCAGTTTGGCAAACATCATCATTGGTCTGACGATAGCATTTCTATTGCCCGGTCGTCACGCAACCCCAGAAGCATTAAAAGATTGGTTGCGCGTGCTGGGTGAGATTTTAGTGGCAATTCCGCAAGCCTATATTGAGGCATTTGAAATTATCTTTCGTCCGCACAAGTACGAAGAGATAACGATGGAACGAGTCAAATCAGGACGCACGCCCGGTCTGATATTCCTAGACATATTCTTAATTACCTTTACCCCAAAAACTGTTGTCTTGAAATATCACGAAGATGGCTGGTATGAAGTCCACCAGGTTCGACGGAGAAGAAAGTCATGA
- a CDS encoding cation:proton antiporter has translation MSTITIAWIALPFFFGFIIYLLPKLDRYLAVFVALASAGYALQLFVQRSPLTLKLLDNFGVILTVDQLSGYFILTNALVTAAVILYCWHSNRTAFFYAQTIILHGSINAAFACSDLISLYVALEVSGIAAFLLIAYPRTNRSIWVGLRYLFVSNVAMLFYLIGAVLVYQAHHSFSFGGLRHAPPEALALIFLGFLTKGGIFVSGLWLPLTHSESETPVSAMMSGIVVKAGVYPLVRCALMVEEVDPIVRIFGVSTALLGVFYAVFEKDTKRMLAFHTISQLGFILAAPVVGGFYALTHGLVKSALFLIAGTLPSRNLKELQQQPIATPIWIALVIASFSISGFPLLSGFGAKVLTTKNLLPWQVIAMNLAALGTAISFAKFIFLPRGGEAKVKPGFWAAVILLIGGLVLANIVYYEAYTVPNIIKPLATIGIGWLAYFAIFKRSQLKLPRVLEEFEHLIGVMSLILILLFWKGFAWLGI, from the coding sequence ATGAGTACTATTACGATCGCATGGATTGCACTACCATTTTTTTTTGGGTTTATCATTTATCTGCTCCCAAAACTTGACCGATACCTGGCAGTGTTCGTGGCTTTGGCTTCAGCAGGATATGCGTTGCAGCTATTTGTTCAGCGCTCGCCACTAACACTAAAGTTACTGGATAATTTCGGTGTTATCTTAACAGTAGACCAATTGAGCGGCTACTTTATCTTGACCAATGCACTGGTAACAGCTGCCGTCATCCTCTACTGTTGGCATAGCAATAGGACAGCTTTTTTTTACGCACAAACCATCATTTTGCATGGCAGTATCAATGCTGCATTTGCCTGTTCCGACTTAATCAGTCTCTACGTGGCATTAGAGGTAAGCGGTATTGCAGCGTTTCTGTTAATTGCCTATCCTCGCACTAACCGATCCATTTGGGTTGGCTTGCGCTATCTCTTTGTCAGTAATGTGGCAATGCTTTTTTATTTGATTGGTGCGGTGCTAGTGTATCAGGCGCACCATTCGTTTAGTTTTGGAGGTTTGCGCCACGCCCCTCCAGAAGCACTTGCCCTAATTTTTCTGGGCTTTTTGACCAAAGGGGGAATTTTTGTATCGGGATTGTGGTTGCCGTTGACTCACTCGGAATCGGAAACGCCAGTGTCAGCAATGATGTCGGGAATTGTGGTCAAAGCTGGCGTTTACCCGTTAGTGCGCTGTGCATTAATGGTGGAAGAGGTTGACCCGATAGTAAGAATCTTTGGCGTAAGTACCGCACTTTTAGGAGTGTTTTATGCAGTCTTTGAAAAGGATACCAAGCGGATGCTGGCATTTCATACAATTTCACAGCTAGGCTTTATCCTTGCTGCCCCGGTTGTAGGTGGATTCTACGCACTTACCCACGGACTCGTGAAATCAGCACTCTTTTTGATTGCGGGGACTTTACCAAGCCGAAACTTGAAGGAACTGCAACAACAACCCATCGCTACCCCAATTTGGATTGCCCTAGTTATAGCGAGCTTCTCGATTTCTGGCTTTCCCTTATTGTCTGGTTTTGGGGCGAAAGTGCTGACAACAAAGAATCTACTTCCTTGGCAAGTTATTGCTATGAATCTTGCAGCCCTTGGAACGGCAATATCGTTTGCGAAATTCATTTTTTTACCTCGTGGGGGAGAAGCAAAGGTAAAACCCGGTTTTTGGGCAGCCGTCATCCTATTAATTGGGGGATTAGTTCTAGCTAATATTGTGTATTACGAGGCGTATACTGTTCCTAATATTATCAAACCTCTGGCAACTATCGGCATTGGCTGGTTGGCTTATTTTGCAATTTTTAAGCGCTCGCAACTCAAACTTCCGCGTGTCCTTGAAGAATTCGAGCATCTCATCGGTGTTATGAGTCTAATTTTAATCCTGCTGTTTTGGAAGGGGTTTGCATGGTTGGGCATTTAA
- a CDS encoding NADH-quinone oxidoreductase subunit K, which yields MLEVCIFATILCGFFGIILKKNLVMKIVSMDVMSTGVVAYYVLIASRNGFLTPIVSNVKNNGAYADPVPQAVILTAIVIGFSIQALMLVGVMKLARDNPTLESNEIEKNNTP from the coding sequence GTGTTAGAGGTATGCATTTTCGCAACAATACTCTGCGGATTTTTTGGCATCATCCTAAAAAAGAACCTTGTTATGAAGATCGTCTCGATGGACGTGATGAGCACGGGCGTCGTCGCCTATTACGTGCTGATTGCATCGAGAAATGGATTCCTCACACCAATTGTTTCCAACGTCAAAAACAACGGTGCATATGCCGATCCGGTTCCCCAGGCAGTCATATTAACGGCAATTGTAATCGGATTTTCGATTCAAGCCTTAATGCTAGTTGGTGTTATGAAACTGGCACGGGATAATCCGACCTTGGAAAGCAACGAAATCGAGAAGAACAATACGCCATGA
- a CDS encoding alpha/beta fold hydrolase: MCVYRTVQIDGLNISYREAGSPQSPTILLLHGFPTSSHMFRNLMDALADRFHLVAPDYPGFGNSSMPTINEFEYTFDNLASVIEKFIEALGLNKYSLYLMDYGAPIGYRIARKYPERVEALVVQNGNAYEQGLREFWEPLKAYWIDPTPENADKLRQLLTLDATKWQYTHGVRNPESISPDNWNLDQALLDRPGNNDIQLALFYSYGSNPPLYPQWQEYFRKYQPPTLVVWGKNDYIFPTDGAYPYLQDLKNIEFHLVNTGHFALEEDGETIAWLITNFLAKQLQRLAA, translated from the coding sequence ATGTGTGTATACCGAACAGTTCAGATTGATGGTCTCAATATTTCCTATCGCGAAGCGGGTTCGCCACAGTCTCCAACAATCCTTTTACTGCATGGCTTCCCAACTTCATCGCATATGTTTCGTAATTTGATGGATGCTTTAGCAGATCGATTCCATCTTGTTGCACCTGATTATCCAGGTTTTGGTAACAGTTCGATGCCAACAATAAATGAATTTGAATACACCTTTGACAATTTAGCTTCTGTCATTGAGAAATTTATCGAAGCATTGGGATTGAACAAGTATAGCCTCTATTTAATGGATTATGGTGCTCCCATCGGGTACAGAATTGCACGCAAATATCCAGAGCGAGTCGAAGCGCTTGTTGTTCAAAATGGCAATGCTTACGAACAAGGGCTGCGCGAGTTTTGGGAACCTCTGAAGGCTTATTGGATAGACCCGACACCAGAAAATGCTGACAAGTTAAGACAATTACTAACTTTAGATGCAACCAAATGGCAATATACTCACGGAGTTCGCAATCCTGAATCTATTAGTCCTGATAATTGGAATCTTGACCAAGCGTTACTCGATCGACCTGGGAATAATGATATCCAACTAGCGCTGTTTTACAGTTACGGTTCCAATCCACCGTTATATCCTCAATGGCAGGAATATTTTCGCAAGTATCAACCTCCAACATTAGTAGTCTGGGGTAAGAATGACTATATTTTTCCTACCGATGGTGCTTACCCTTACTTACAGGATTTGAAAAACATTGAGTTCCATTTGGTGAATACAGGGCATTTTGCCCTAGAAGAAGACGGCGAAACTATTGCTTGGCTCATTACTAACTTCCTGGCGAAACAGTTGCAACGCTTGGCTGCTTGA
- a CDS encoding GUN4 domain-containing protein, which produces MSEKFSSTYSIDYTQLRDLLETGQWKDADEETGKVMRTITNRVTAGWIREEDFAQFPCLELKTINDLWTKYSKGHFGFAVQSRIWESLEDDYLKFGDLVGWRVSYRWQLYSELQFSLDASVGHLPAAPFYKSDGAAIGWAATLTSKLEDCYADDF; this is translated from the coding sequence ATGTCAGAAAAATTTTCTTCAACATATAGTATCGACTATACTCAACTGCGCGATCTTTTAGAAACTGGACAATGGAAAGACGCAGACGAAGAAACTGGAAAAGTGATGCGAACAATAACCAACCGCGTTACAGCAGGTTGGATAAGAGAAGAAGATTTTGCTCAATTTCCGTGTTTGGAGCTAAAAACTATCAACGATCTTTGGACTAAGTACAGCAAAGGGCATTTTGGATTTGCCGTACAAAGCCGCATTTGGGAAAGTCTAGAAGATGATTATCTTAAGTTTGGCGATCTTGTAGGATGGAGAGTGAGCTACCGATGGCAACTGTACTCAGAACTTCAGTTTAGTTTAGATGCTTCAGTTGGACATCTACCCGCCGCACCATTTTATAAATCTGATGGTGCGGCTATTGGGTGGGCTGCAACTCTCACATCTAAATTAGAGGATTGTTATGCGGATGATTTTTGA
- a CDS encoding site-2 protease family protein — translation MNGTIRVGNLFGIPFYIHPSWFFVLGLVTLSYSSGLAAQFPQLGAALAVILGLLTALLLFGSVVAHELGHSFVALRQGIDVKSITLFIFGGLASLEKESETPAEAFWVAIAGPLVSLLLFGMLTGVGIAIAPSGPLAAILGVLASVNLALALFNLIPGLPLDGGNILKALVWKITGNPYKGVVFASRVGQIFGWIAIASGLLPLLLSGSFANFWNLLVGFFLLQNAGNAAQFARVQEKLTGLTAADAVTTDSPIVSAHLTLREFADERILGWQNWSRFLVTDDSGQLVGAVSVDNLRAIPTAMWSETQIKDVMRPIEQLATVKSDQSLMDAVQLLEQRKLSALAVIRDNGVLVGLLEKASIINLLYKKAQTNAA, via the coding sequence ATGAATGGCACAATTCGCGTTGGCAACCTCTTCGGGATTCCCTTCTATATCCATCCATCTTGGTTTTTTGTCCTGGGCTTAGTCACTCTAAGCTATAGCAGTGGATTAGCAGCACAATTCCCGCAGTTGGGTGCAGCATTGGCTGTCATACTGGGGTTGCTGACAGCACTGTTATTATTTGGCTCTGTTGTAGCTCATGAATTGGGACATAGCTTTGTCGCGCTTCGCCAAGGAATTGATGTGAAATCAATCACGCTCTTTATATTTGGTGGATTGGCAAGCTTAGAAAAAGAGTCGGAAACTCCTGCGGAGGCTTTTTGGGTTGCAATTGCAGGTCCTCTTGTTAGCTTACTGTTATTCGGTATGCTGACAGGTGTTGGAATTGCGATCGCTCCTTCTGGACCCCTAGCCGCAATTTTGGGTGTTCTTGCTTCTGTCAACTTAGCACTAGCACTCTTTAACCTCATACCTGGCTTACCTCTAGATGGTGGAAATATATTAAAAGCTCTTGTGTGGAAGATTACGGGAAATCCTTATAAGGGTGTTGTTTTTGCCAGCCGAGTTGGTCAAATCTTTGGTTGGATTGCTATAGCCTCCGGTTTACTCCCGCTTTTATTATCAGGTAGCTTTGCAAACTTCTGGAACTTGCTAGTCGGTTTCTTCTTACTGCAAAATGCTGGTAACGCAGCTCAATTTGCTAGAGTACAAGAAAAACTCACGGGTTTGACGGCTGCTGATGCAGTCACTACGGATAGTCCAATTGTTTCTGCTCATTTGACATTACGAGAATTTGCTGACGAACGTATCTTGGGCTGGCAAAACTGGAGTCGCTTCCTAGTGACAGATGACAGCGGACAGCTTGTAGGAGCAGTATCTGTTGATAATTTGAGAGCCATACCAACAGCAATGTGGTCAGAAACTCAAATCAAAGACGTTATGCGACCAATCGAACAGTTGGCTACTGTGAAATCTGACCAGTCATTAATGGATGCAGTACAACTGCTAGAACAAAGAAAACTATCTGCACTTGCTGTCATCCGTGACAATGGCGTGCTTGTGGGACTTTTAGAAAAAGCTTCAATTATTAACTTACTTTACAAAAAAGCCCAAACAAACGCTGCATAA
- a CDS encoding YybH family protein translates to MITEQDKAIDEAQIQQLADDWLKALRAKDINGLMSHYVPDILLFDILPPLEHKGISAYRKIWSECLPYFQGSIDCEIRDLNITVGSDVAFSHSLNRMSGTTTNGKKIDNWLRVTVCYRKIDGRWMVVHEHISVPIDMDTTKALFDLKP, encoded by the coding sequence ATGATAACCGAACAGGACAAAGCGATTGATGAAGCTCAGATCCAACAACTTGCAGATGATTGGCTAAAAGCACTACGCGCCAAGGATATTAACGGGCTGATGTCTCACTATGTTCCAGACATTTTGTTGTTCGACATTCTGCCTCCTCTGGAACATAAAGGAATTTCGGCCTATAGAAAAATTTGGTCTGAGTGTTTACCTTACTTTCAAGGCTCTATTGACTGTGAAATTCGCGACCTAAACATCACTGTTGGATCGGATGTTGCTTTTAGCCACAGTCTCAACCGGATGAGCGGAACGACAACAAACGGTAAGAAAATCGATAACTGGTTGCGTGTTACCGTTTGCTATCGCAAGATTGACGGCAGGTGGATGGTGGTTCACGAGCATATTTCAGTGCCTATCGATATGGATACCACCAAAGCTTTATTTGACCTCAAGCCATAA